The DNA region CTGGGACCGCGTGGTGGGGGACGTGGTGGGGGACCGGCCGGTCCGCCTGGCCTCGACCGGCGCCGGCCACGTGGACGGCATCGAGATCGATCCCGAGGCGACCGTCGAGCGGCACCTGGCCGGTGTCCGCGCCTCGATGCACCGGCTGCTCCCCGAACGCCTGCGCCCCGCCGCCGACCGGCACCTCGCCGCCGCGCGGGAGGCGCCCGGCACCCACGAGTCGGCGATCCTGGAGCGGGTCGCGGAGGCCGTGGAGACCGGCCTGGCCGACTATGACCTGGTGGTCTTCGACACCGCCCCAGCGGCCACACCCTGCGGCTGATGGCGCTGCCCGAGCAGCTCACCGCGTGGACCGAGGGCCTGCTGGCGAACCGGGACCGCTCCGAGCGCTTCGGCGCCGCGCTGCGCGGGTTGGGCGGCGGCGCCGACACCGTCGACCGGGACGCCGAGCTGCGCCGGCTGCTGGTGCGTCGTCAGGCACGGTTCGCCGCCCTCCGCGATGCCGTCACCGACCCTGCCACGACCTCCTTCGTGCTGGTCCTGGCCGCCGAGCGGCTGCCGGTCGCCGAGACCCTCGACCTGCGCGCCCGGCTGCTCGAGCTGGGGATCGGGGTCGACGCCCTGGTCGTCAACCGACGCTCACCGGCCGATGCCGGCGCCCTGCTCGCGGCACGCCGGGAGTCGGAGGAGCGCCAGCTGGGCGTCGTACGGGAGGCGGTGGGGGAGCCGATCGTCGAGGTGCCGCTGCTGCCCGGTGAGCTGGTGGGCGAGGCCGGTCTCGGGACGCTCGCCGACCTGCTGGGCTGAGGTCTCTCGGCGCGCCCCATTCGGATTGGTCGGGAATTCGGCGATTTCGGAGCCAGTTCGAATGGGGCGCGGCGGACCCCGCCTCACACGGTGGCGATGGTGATCGCCCCGGCCGCCACGACCATCGCGGTCACCGCGTGCCGGAAGACCGAGATCGGGAGGCGTCGGGCGATCGCGATGCCGGCCTGGTTGCCGACGAGTGCGACGGCGACGCAGGCGGCGAGCACCGGTCCGGCGGCGCCGAGGTCGAGGTCGGCGTAGCCCCACAGCAGCGCCAGCGAGGCGACGTTGGCGATCACGAAGTAGCCGGCGAGGTCGGCGATGAAGGTCATCGGGGGACCTGGGCCCGGCTGAGCAGCAGCACCGGAGGCGGTCCGTTGAGCGAGGTGGTGGTGGAGAGGTATCCCCCGATCGCCCCGACCGCCAGGGTGGCGCGCGCAGTCGGCGGGGTCGGTGCGCGGCGAGCGGGCAGCGCCATCACGACGCCGCACAGGATCGTCAGTACGCCGACCGCGGGCTTGAGCACGCCCTCGGGGATCAGCACGATCGTGACCGCCCCGACCCAGGCGCCCGGGATCGCCGCACCGCCGAGTCGGAGGACGCGTCGCCGGTCCATCTCGGCGCGCAGCTGGTAGGCGGCGGCCAGGCGGGTGGCGAGGGCGACCACCAGGTTGATCACCACGGTCTCGGTCACCCCGACGCCGGCGAGCAGCATCAGCGGAGCGGCGATCAGCGAGGAGCCGAACCCGGTGGCGCCGCCGATCAGCGCCGCGAACCCGACACACAGCACGGCGGCGGTCAGCACAGTCACGCCGGAACGGTAGGGCGAGCCCGACTGATCCATCAACGCCGAATGATCGAACTCTCTGTTCGCTCGAGCGGAGCAATCATGCGCGCGGCCACTCGGCGCGACCCAGGGTCAGGGATGGTCGTGCCCGAAGCCGGCGAGCAGCCGGTCCCGCAGGCGCGTGGTGACCGGGTCCAGCGCGCGGTGGCGGGCCCACGCCAGCCCGTTCACCCGGTCCAGCGGCTCCACCTCGCAGGCGACGGCCGTGAGTCCGGCGTCGCGGGCGTGGGCGTGGGTGGTGACGGCGTAGCCGACCTGGGCCCTGACCAGACCGGCCACGGTCTCGTCGGTCGAGGTCTGGAGGGCGACGGTCGGCTCGCCCCCGGCTCGCCGGCACAGGTCCTCGGCGATGGTGCGCAGCACGAAGCCCGGACTGAAGGCGACCAGCGGCTCGGTGGCGAGGTCGGCGGACGGCAACGTCGCGCCGGTGGCCCACGGGTGGTCGCCGGCGACCGCGATGCAGGTCGGCTCGGTCTCCAGCTCGGCGACGCTCACCTGGGTCGGCGGCGCGCCGGCCGGCCAGGCGGTCACGGAGAGGTCCAGCTCGCGGGCCGCGACCGCGCGGACCAGGTCGTCGACGGAGGTCTCGGTGAAGACCAGCTCCACGGCGGGGTGGTCGCGGTGGAAGGAGGAGAGGGCGTGCCAGAACCGTTGGTTGACCACCCCGGCAGGCAGTCCGAGCCGGATCCTCCCCCTGGTGAGCTCGCCCGCCGCACGGACCGCGTCGGTGAGGCCGTCCAGCTCGGCCAGCACGCGGACGGCGTGGTCGACGAAGATCCGCCCGGCGGGCGTCGGTCGCACCGACCGGGTGGTCCGCTCGAAGAGCCGTACGCCGAGCACCTGCTCGACGCGCTTCACCTGCTCGCTCATGCTGGCTCGGGAGATCCACAGGGCATCGGCCGCCCGGGCGAAGCTGGCGTGCTCGGCGACCGCGACGATCGCCCGGAGGTCGCGCACCTGGAGCCTGCTCTCCCTGCTGCTCCCGGTGCTGCTCCCCGTGCTGCTCTGGGTGCCGGTCTCCATCGTGCGGTCCTCTTTCATCCGGCGTGCCGGTGACCCGCTGCGCGACACCCCACTGTTCGGTCCCTCGCCACAACCTAACCCGGTGTTCGTGCTGGTCGAACCACACAGCCCAGATGGCTGGAAAACGACGAACGTCGGCATCGCTGCCACTGGTGGCAGCATCTGACCCGGCGCAGGATTACTGCCATGGCTTTCCTGATCTCTGCGACCGTGATGCTCTTCGTCGTCTTCGTGGTGATGTCCCTCGGCGAGCACTGGCATGCCGAGGACGAGGCGGCGGGTGGACCGACCGACCCGACCACCCGGCGCGACCACGCACCCGGGCCCTGCTGACGCGCACGACCGCGCACGACCGCGCACGACCGCGCGCCGCCGCGCACGGCCGTCAGCGAGCTACGTCGTCCTTGCGCCGCCGTACCTGCTCCAGCGTCCGGGCCGTGGCCCGGAAGTCGATCCGCGCCACCCGCCCGTCGACGACGGTGAAGTCGAAGGCGACCCGCGCCACCCCCTTGTCGAACCACGCGGAGCCGGGCCGGTCGCCGATGTAGACGGGCAGGGCGGAGTGCGCGGCGCCGTTGAAGAACGAGGCGATCGCGTCGCGGCCCTCCATCCGCTCCGGCGTGCCGGTCGCGACCGCCACCGCATCCCCGACCACCACCGCGTCCGGTGCCAGCAGCTGCAGCAGCCGGTCCAGGTCCCCGCCGCGCGCGGCCGCCATGAAGGCGTCCACCACCTCCCAGTCGGCGAGCTGGTCCTCGCTCACCGGCTGGGCCACTTTGGCGCGGGCCCGGGAGGCCAGCTTGCGGGCCGCGACGGGGGTGGTGTCCAGGACCGCCGCGATCGTCGGGAACTCGAAGCCGAAGGTGTCGTGCAGCACGAAGGCGACCCGCTCCTTGGGACTGAGCCGGTCCAGCACCACCTGCAGGGCGATCCCGACCGTGTCGGCGAGCGCGACGTCGTCGGCCGGGTCGGGCGCGGACCCGCCCGCCTCGACGTACGCGTCGATCTCGGGCTCGAGGTCGGGGGTACGGGCCCGCAGCCGGTCCAGGCACAGCCGGGTGGTCACGGTGGTGAGCCAGGCGGGCAGGTTCTCGATGTCGGCGTCGGTGCCGTGCAGCCGGAGCCAGGCCTGCTGGACCACGTCCTCGGCCTCGGCGCGGTCGCCGAGCACCTGGGTGGCGATGCGCAGCAGCCGCGGGCGCTCGTGCTCGAACGCCTCGGTGATCTCGAGTGCCTGGGTGGGCTCGTCGGCCATGGTGGTCACACTTCCATCTCGGGGATCGTCAATGGTGTGACGGCTCCGGACCGGGATGTGTGACACCGGCACCCGAGCAGCGACGATGAGACCGATCGAGAGGATGGAACCCATGAAGACGATGACCTGCAAGGACCTCGGCGGCCCCTGCGAGCTGGCGCACTCCGGCGAGACCGCCGACGACGTGATCAACGCGCAGGACCAACACCTCAAGGAGGTCGTCAAGGCCGGCGACACCGACCACGTGCCCGCCCGCAACGACATGAAGGGCCGCTGGCGGCACCCGAAGAAGTCGCTGGGTTGGTACAACGACGTGAAGAAGCGGTTCGCCGCGCTCCCGGAGGGCTGACACCCCGGGTGGTGTCGGCGGGCGGGTGCAGAGTGCACCGCATGACCTCCACGTCCGCGCCCGTCACGTTCCACGCCCTCTGCATCGACACCCCCGACGCCGGCCGGGCGGCACGCTTCTACGCCGACCTGACCGGCGGCGCCGTGACCGGGGAGTACCCGGAGTACGGCTACGCCCAGGCGGAGGCGCCGGGCGTCACGCTGAACTTCCAGACCGTCGCCGGCTACGCGCGTCCGCAGTGGCCCGGCCAGGAGCACCCCAGCAGTTCCACCTCGACTTCCGGGTGCCCGACCTGGAGTCCGCCGTCGCCCGTGCCGAGGGGCTCGGCGCGACGGTCGCCGCCGAGCAGCCCGAGGACGCCACCTGGCGGGTGATGCTCGACCCCGACGGCCACCCGTTCTGCCTCTGCCCGCCGCAGTAGTGAGCGCCTCCCCGCGCGCCGCGAACCGGCCTATCCTGCGGAGGTGATGATCCGCCCCGCCGAGCTCGAGGCGATCCGCGACGGCGGGATCGACCTCGCGTTCCGGCGCTGGGACCGGCCACGCGTCCGGGTCGGCACCCGGCTGCGTACGGCGGTCGGGCTGGTCGAGGTGACCTCGGTCGACAAGGTGGCGCTCTCCGCCCTCCGCGCCGACGACGCGCGCCGCGCCGGCGCCGCCTCGGTCGCTGCGCTCAAGGAGGCGCTCGCCGGGCGCGCCGACCGCCCGGTGTTCCGGGTCGGGTTGCGGCACGCCGGCGCCGACCCGCGTGAGCAGCTCCGGGAGTCGGTGCCCGACGCCGACGGCATCGCCGAGGTGCTGGCCGGGCTGGACCGTCTCGACGCCGCCTCGCCGGTCGGGCCGTGGACCAGGCAGACGCTGCGGGTGATCGACCGGCAGCCGGAGGTGCGGGCGCCCGAGCTGGCCGCCGGCCTCGGCCGCCCGACCCCGGAGTTCAAGCGCGACGTGCGCAAGCTGAAGGAGCGCGGGCTGACCGAGTCGCTGGCGATCGGCTACCGGCTCTCGCCGCGTGGCGAGGCGGTCCTGGACCACGTCAACGGCCCACGCCAGCGGGCCCCGCGCCGGGACGGCACCGCGCTCCCGCGGACCATCGGCGCGCCGGCCACCCGCGCACTGCGCGCCGCCGACCTGCACACGCTGGAGGCGGTCGGCACCTGGCGTCGGGCCGACCTCGCCGCACTGCACGGGGTCGGCCCGTTCGCCCTGGGCCGGCTCGAGACCGCGATGGCCGAGGCCGGCCTCACGTTCGCCGAGCCCGGGTGAGCCGGAACCTCCGCCGACTCACCCCGTGCCCGCGGTCAGCGCCGCCGAGCGTTCGCGAGCAGGTACTCCCACCGCATCACGCCGTCGGTGAGGTGCTCCTCGCCCAACGCGGCCAGCGCATCGTCGAGCGCGGCGGCGTCGTCCGGACGCTCGGCCAGGTTGCGGTAGACCGCGATCGTCGGTCCGTAGTTGGCCTTGAAGAAGTCGCGGAACTGCGCGCCGCCCGCGAACGCGTCGATCGCCACCTCCTCGCGACGGCAGTCGAGCGCCTCGACCCGGTCGCCGAGCAGCGCGGCCACGTGCTCCTCGCTGCCCCACAGCGGTGGGGGCTGCGCGCCCGGCGGCGGCGTCGGTGCGTAC from Nocardioides sambongensis includes:
- a CDS encoding sulfite exporter TauE/SafE family protein, which codes for MTVLTAAVLCVGFAALIGGATGFGSSLIAAPLMLLAGVGVTETVVINLVVALATRLAAAYQLRAEMDRRRVLRLGGAAIPGAWVGAVTIVLIPEGVLKPAVGVLTILCGVVMALPARRAPTPPTARATLAVGAIGGYLSTTTSLNGPPPVLLLSRAQVPR
- a CDS encoding LysR family transcriptional regulator produces the protein METGTQSSTGSSTGSSRESRLQVRDLRAIVAVAEHASFARAADALWISRASMSEQVKRVEQVLGVRLFERTTRSVRPTPAGRIFVDHAVRVLAELDGLTDAVRAAGELTRGRIRLGLPAGVVNQRFWHALSSFHRDHPAVELVFTETSVDDLVRAVAARELDLSVTAWPAGAPPTQVSVAELETEPTCIAVAGDHPWATGATLPSADLATEPLVAFSPGFVLRTIAEDLCRRAGGEPTVALQTSTDETVAGLVRAQVGYAVTTHAHARDAGLTAVACEVEPLDRVNGLAWARHRALDPVTTRLRDRLLAGFGHDHP
- a CDS encoding sigma-70 family RNA polymerase sigma factor, whose protein sequence is MADEPTQALEITEAFEHERPRLLRIATQVLGDRAEAEDVVQQAWLRLHGTDADIENLPAWLTTVTTRLCLDRLRARTPDLEPEIDAYVEAGGSAPDPADDVALADTVGIALQVVLDRLSPKERVAFVLHDTFGFEFPTIAAVLDTTPVAARKLASRARAKVAQPVSEDQLADWEVVDAFMAAARGGDLDRLLQLLAPDAVVVGDAVAVATGTPERMEGRDAIASFFNGAAHSALPVYIGDRPGSAWFDKGVARVAFDFTVVDGRVARIDFRATARTLEQVRRRKDDVAR
- a CDS encoding DUF1059 domain-containing protein → MKTMTCKDLGGPCELAHSGETADDVINAQDQHLKEVVKAGDTDHVPARNDMKGRWRHPKKSLGWYNDVKKRFAALPEG
- a CDS encoding VOC family protein, whose translation is MHRHPRRRPGGTLLRRPDRRRRDRGVPGVRLRPGGGAGRHAELPDRRRLRASAVARPGAPQQFHLDFRVPDLESAVARAEGLGATVAAEQPEDATWRVMLDPDGHPFCLCPPQ
- a CDS encoding helix-hairpin-helix domain-containing protein codes for the protein MMIRPAELEAIRDGGIDLAFRRWDRPRVRVGTRLRTAVGLVEVTSVDKVALSALRADDARRAGAASVAALKEALAGRADRPVFRVGLRHAGADPREQLRESVPDADGIAEVLAGLDRLDAASPVGPWTRQTLRVIDRQPEVRAPELAAGLGRPTPEFKRDVRKLKERGLTESLAIGYRLSPRGEAVLDHVNGPRQRAPRRDGTALPRTIGAPATRALRAADLHTLEAVGTWRRADLAALHGVGPFALGRLETAMAEAGLTFAEPG